Proteins from a genomic interval of Euleptes europaea isolate rEulEur1 chromosome 18, rEulEur1.hap1, whole genome shotgun sequence:
- the LOC130490802 gene encoding calumenin-like, with protein sequence MAKAWQKMLYSCCLLTACLTYVLAKSQPDKQDRVHHGQDLSDHPHDDKQDFQYDHDAFLGKEEDNTFEELFHLESKERLGKLVDQIDRDGDGFVTQPELKDWIKHAEDRHNSETMDKTWKMYDKNNDGHIAWEEFKNVTYNYFEGEASADVENKERYMKMLERSELRFKAADKDGDLIATREEFRAFLHPEQFDYMKDLIVSDTMESMDKDKDGFVGVDEYIENMYSPESGEPEPDWVKDARQRFFNDWDLNKDGEMDREEIRSWIHPPDYDNAEEEAKLLLFESDKDKDNKITKQEILDNLEMFMDSQATNYGKYLTKEHDEL encoded by the exons ATGGCAAAAGCTTGGCAAAAGATGCTCTATTCCTGCTGCCTCTTGACTGCGTGCCTGACTTATGTCCTGGCCAAGTCGCAACCGGACAAGCAGGACCGCGTCCACCACGGCCAGGACCTCAGTGACCACCCCCATGACGACAAGCAGGATTTCCAGTATGATCATGATGCCTTCTTGGGCAAAGAGGAGGACAATACGTTTGAGGAGCTGTTTCATTTAGAGAGCAAAGAGCGACTAGG GAAGCTTGTCGATCAGATTGACCGGGACGGGGATGGCTTTGTGACTCAGCCTGAGCTGAAGGACTGGATCAAGCATGCTGAGGACCGCCACAATTCTGAGACTATGGACAAGACCTGGAAAATGTATGACAAAAATAATGACGGACACATCGCCTGGGAGGAGTTCAAGAATGTCACTTACAATTACTTTGAAG GTGAGGCATCTGCCGATGTTGAAAACAAAGAGAGGTACATGAAGATGCTGGAGCGGTCCGAGCTGCGATTCAAGGCTGCTGACAAAGACGGGGACTTGATCGCTACGAGGGAAGAGTTCAGAGCCTTCCTTCACCCTGAGCAATTTGACTACATGAAAGATTTGATAGTGTCG GACACCATGGAGAGCATGGACAAAGACAAGGATGGCTTTGTAGGAGTGGACGAATATATTG aaAACATGTATTCTCCTGAATCGGGGGAACCAGAACCCGACTGGGTGAAGGACGCGCGCCAACGGTTCTTCAATGACTGGGACCTCAATAAAGATGGGGAAATGGATCGCGAGGAGATAAGGAGCTGGATCCACCCACCCGACTATGATAATGCCGAGGAGGAGGCGAAGCTCCTCCTCTTTGAGTCGGACAAGGATAAG GATAACAAAATAACCAAGCAGGAGATTTTGGACAATTTGGAAATGTTTATGGACAGCCAGGCCACCAATTATGGCAAATATTTGACAAAGGAACATGATGAGTTGTGA
- the NOSIP gene encoding nitric oxide synthase-interacting protein, whose product MTRHGKNCTAGAVYTYHEKKKDTAASGYGTQNVRLSKDAIKDFDCCCLSLQPCKDPVVTLDGYLYEKEAILEYILHQKKEIARQMKAYEKQKNEKKAEMVELSKAAKESKVKSFLDKELSIVSKPLNPFDRKEGDSQPGPSNEDKAKQLPSFWIPSLTPEAKTKVIQKPDKCVYCPMSGRPLKLKDLIPVHFTPVDPGVDRVGLINRQDRYVCAVTRDMLGNSVPCAVLRPSGSVVTLECVEKLIKKDMVDPVNGEKLTDKDIIVLQRGGTGFSGSGVGLEAKKSRPVMQA is encoded by the exons ATGACGCGTCATGGCAAGAACTGCACCGCGGGGGCTGTCTACACCTACCACGAGAAGAAAAAAGACACAG CTGCCTCCGGCTACGGGACCCAGAACGTCCGTCTCAGCAAGGATGCCATTAAGGACTTTGACTGCTGCTGCCTCTCCCTGCAGCCCTGCAAGGATCCCGTTGTGAC CCTTGATGGATACTTATATGAGAAAGAAGCCATCCTGGAGTATATCCTGCACCAGAAAAAGGAGATTGCCCGGCAGATGAAG GCTTATGAAAAGCAGAAGAACGAGAAGAAGGCGGAGATGGTggagctgagcaaggctgccaaagagtCCAAGGTGAAGAGTTTCCTGGACAAAGAGCTGAGCATTGTGAGCAAGCCCCTCAACCCCTTTGACCGCAAGGAAG GGGACTCCCAGCCTGGGCCCAGCAATGAAGACAAAGCCAAGCAGTTGCCCAGTTTTTGGATCCCTTCGCTGACCCCGGAAGCCAAGACCAAAGTGATTCAAAAGCCA GACAAGTGTGTTTATTGTCCCATGAGCGGGAGACCCCTGAAGCTGAAGGATCTGATCCCGGTGCACTTCACCCCCGTGGACCCCGGCGTGGATCGCGTCGGGCTGATCAACCGGCAGGACCGCTACGTGTGCGCCGTCACGCGGGACATGCTCGGCAACTCCGTCCCTTGCGCTGTGCTCCGACCTTC GGGCTCTGTGGTGACTCTGGAGTGTGTGGAGAAACTCATCAAGAAGGACATGGTTGATCCAGTGAATGGAGAGAAGCTAACAGACAAAGACATCATTGTCCTACAGCGG GGTGGCACCGGCTTTTCAGGGTCTGGCGTGGGGCTGGAGGCCAAGAAGTCGCGCCCTGTTATGCAAGCTTAA